The Desulfurispora thermophila DSM 16022 nucleotide sequence CCTGGCCCTGGAAACCATCGACCTGGTCAAACTGCCCGATGCCCGGAATCTCATGAACAAATACCCCCATGAACTGAGCGGCGGCCAGCGGCAGCGCATGATCATTGCCATGGCCCTGTCCTGCGGCCCCGAGTTGTTAATTGCCGATGAGCCCACCCGCAACCTGGATGTGACCATTCAGGCCGGAATTCTCAAATTGATGGCCGAACTGCAGCGAGAGCTCCAGGTTTCCGTGCTCTTTATCGCCAATAATCCCGGCCTGGTTTCGGCCGTGTGCAACCAGGTGGCCATCTTGCAACAGGGCCGAATTGTGGAAAAGGGCACAGTCCGCCAGGTGCTGCGGCAACCCGCACACCCCTATACAGCGGCCCTGCTCAATGCCATCCCCGGGCACAGGCGGGAGAAAATCGGGGGGCAGAAAGACGCGGGGCAAAGCAGTGTTCCTCTCCTGCAAGTAAAATCTCTGAAAAAATACTATCCCGTGCGGCAGGGCCTGCTGGCCGGGCCGGCGGACCGGGTCAAGGCAGTGGACGGCGTCAGCTTTGACCTGAAGCCCGGCGAAGTGCTGGGGCTGGTGGGGGAGTCCGGTTGCGGTAAAACCACCCTGGTCAACACCCTGCTGCGGCTGGAAGAGCCCACCGCCGGGCAAGTGCTGTTTGAAGGCAAAGACATATTTAAGCTTGGCCAGAAGGAATTGCGAGAGCTGCGGGAACACCTGCAGATAGTGTTTCAGGACCCCTTCTGGTCTCTGAACCCCCGGATGCTGATCAAGGATATCGTGGGCGAACCGCTGAAAGTACACGGCCACCCCGGTAGGGAAGAGCTGGCGGACCAGGTGGGCCACCTGCTGGAAATGGTGGGCCTGCCCAGGGAAGGAGTTTATAAATATCCCCATGAATTCAGCGGCGGCCAGCGGCAAAGGATTGCCATTGCCCGGGCCCTGGCTTTAAGGCCCAAATTAATGGTACTGGACGAGCCCACCTCATCCATTGACATATTCTCCCAGGCCCAGATCCTGGAGCTGTTAAAGGAAATCAAGGATAAGTTTGGCCTGACCTACATTCTCATTTCCCACGACCTGAGCGTGGTGAATTACATGGCGGACAAAATTGCTGTTATGTATTTGGGCCAGCTGGTGGAATATGGCGCCGCCAGTGAGGTTTTTAACAATCCGGCCCATCCCTATACCAGGGCTTTATTTGCCGCCATTCCCGACCTGGATACCGCAGGGGTGGATGCTCTGGTCACCCTGGACGAGAATGTGCCCAGTGCCATTAATCCGCCCGCCGGTTGCCGGTTCCATACCAGGTGTCCCGAGGCCATGGAAATCTGCCGGACCATAGAGCCGGAAATGCAGTTTCTGGCCCACCACCACCGGGCGGCCTGCCACCGGTTAAATCAAAATAAGGAGGAGGCAAAAGCATGACAAAACTTTACGAATACGAACTGCACCAGGCGGCCGACATTTTAATGCGGGACATGTTCCGGCTCCAGCCGGGCGAAACCATCATCATCACCGCCGACACCGAGTCGGACGAACGGGTGGTCAATGCCGCGGCCGGCAGTGCCTTTGCCCTGGGTGCCAGGCCCATGGTCATCTGGCTGCCGGCGCCGCACGGCGTGGGCAAAGCGGCCGACCCCTGGCTGCCGGTGGACGCCCTGGCCGGTGCTTTATGCCATGCCGATGCCTGGGTGGAGTTCAACAACCAGTGGCTTTTGTATTCCACCCCCTTTGAAGTGGCGGTGGAGAAAAATAAAAAGCTGCGTTATATCTGCCTGGTGGGCATGGATGCCGACATGCTGGTGC carries:
- a CDS encoding ABC transporter ATP-binding protein, giving the protein MNYYFEIKDLKLSFHTFEGQKRVLDIEHLALHKGETYGLIGESGAGKTVLALTILRLLAMPPARVESGQILFNGEDLLTKPENEMRAIRGKKIAMIFQDPMSTLNPVFTVGEQLRRVIQHNRGVSPREAHRLALETIDLVKLPDARNLMNKYPHELSGGQRQRMIIAMALSCGPELLIADEPTRNLDVTIQAGILKLMAELQRELQVSVLFIANNPGLVSAVCNQVAILQQGRIVEKGTVRQVLRQPAHPYTAALLNAIPGHRREKIGGQKDAGQSSVPLLQVKSLKKYYPVRQGLLAGPADRVKAVDGVSFDLKPGEVLGLVGESGCGKTTLVNTLLRLEEPTAGQVLFEGKDIFKLGQKELRELREHLQIVFQDPFWSLNPRMLIKDIVGEPLKVHGHPGREELADQVGHLLEMVGLPREGVYKYPHEFSGGQRQRIAIARALALRPKLMVLDEPTSSIDIFSQAQILELLKEIKDKFGLTYILISHDLSVVNYMADKIAVMYLGQLVEYGAASEVFNNPAHPYTRALFAAIPDLDTAGVDALVTLDENVPSAINPPAGCRFHTRCPEAMEICRTIEPEMQFLAHHHRAACHRLNQNKEEAKA